The proteins below are encoded in one region of Streptomyces sp. NBC_00490:
- a CDS encoding ArsR/SmtB family transcription factor, with protein sequence MTGKERDRRITDVGTLKALAHPLRMRLYRNLTLARVATASQLAEAVDEAVSLVSYHLRKLAEHGLIEEARPQSADGRERWWQPASDGVSIRDEDFRDAPEEAAAHTAASRLFAEQRMDMYRRWLDERAHWSHEWNRAAESSEAALRLTADELAELNKEMLALLHQFDERGRAADAAGDTEGRENVAVHTYAFPFRA encoded by the coding sequence ATGACAGGCAAGGAACGGGACCGGCGGATCACGGACGTGGGCACCCTCAAGGCGCTCGCGCACCCGCTGCGGATGAGGCTGTACCGGAATCTGACCCTGGCCCGCGTCGCGACCGCCTCACAGCTGGCCGAGGCGGTCGACGAGGCCGTCTCGCTGGTCAGCTACCACCTGCGCAAGCTCGCCGAGCACGGCCTGATCGAAGAGGCCCGGCCGCAGAGCGCGGACGGCCGGGAGAGGTGGTGGCAGCCCGCCTCGGACGGCGTGAGCATCCGCGACGAGGACTTCCGCGACGCCCCCGAGGAAGCGGCCGCGCACACCGCGGCCAGCAGGCTCTTCGCCGAGCAGCGCATGGACATGTACCGCCGCTGGCTCGACGAACGCGCCCACTGGAGCCACGAGTGGAACCGGGCGGCCGAGTCCTCCGAGGCGGCACTGCGCCTCACCGCGGACGAACTGGCCGAGCTGAACAAGGAGATGCTCGCGCTCCTGCACCAGTTCGACGAGCGGGGCCGGGCCGCCGACGCCGCGGGCGACACCGAGGGCCGCGAGAACGTCGCGGTGCACACGTACGCGTTCCCCTTCCGCGCCTGA
- the hisF gene encoding imidazole glycerol phosphate synthase subunit HisF, whose product MTLAVRVIPCLDVDNGRVVKGVNFQNLRDAGDPVEMAKVYDAEGADELTFLDITASSGNRETTYDVVRRTAEQVFIPLTVGGGVRTAEDVDKLLRAGADKVGVNTAAITRPELIKEIAERFGRQVLVLSVDARRTPEGTFEVTTHGGRKGTGIDAVEWAHRAAELGAGEILLNSMDADGTKDGYDLEMIAAVRKHVTVPVIASGGAGRLADFAPAIEAGADAVLAASVFHFGDLRIGEVKDALRGAGHPVR is encoded by the coding sequence GGGCGTCAACTTCCAGAACCTGCGCGACGCGGGCGACCCCGTCGAGATGGCCAAGGTGTACGACGCCGAGGGCGCCGACGAGCTGACGTTCCTGGACATCACCGCCTCGTCGGGCAACCGCGAGACCACCTACGACGTGGTGCGCCGCACCGCCGAGCAGGTCTTCATCCCGCTGACCGTCGGCGGCGGCGTGCGCACCGCCGAGGACGTGGACAAGCTGCTGCGGGCCGGCGCGGACAAGGTGGGCGTCAACACGGCCGCCATCACGCGCCCCGAGCTGATCAAGGAGATCGCGGAGCGGTTCGGGCGCCAGGTCCTGGTGCTGTCGGTGGACGCGCGGCGCACTCCCGAGGGCACCTTCGAGGTCACCACCCACGGCGGCCGCAAGGGCACCGGCATCGACGCCGTCGAGTGGGCGCACCGGGCCGCCGAGCTGGGCGCGGGCGAGATCCTGCTCAACTCGATGGACGCGGACGGCACGAAGGACGGCTACGACCTGGAGATGATCGCCGCCGTCCGCAAGCACGTGACGGTTCCGGTGATCGCCTCCGGCGGCGCGGGCAGGCTCGCCGACTTCGCTCCGGCCATCGAGGCGGGGGCGGACGCGGTGCTGGCGGCTTCGGTCTTCCACTTCGGGGATCTGCGGATCGGCGAGGTGAAGGACGCGCTGCGAGGGGCCGGACACCCCGTGCGGTGA
- a CDS encoding MFS transporter encodes MPATLISAPDVTPRPAHRDGNVLRWLAAYTSSMVGDSVYYIALSWAAVQAGSPSQAGLVMSASALPRAVLMLGGGVIADRFGPRRVVIGSDVVRCAAVLAVAALLFLTSPGLWPLAALALVFGAVDAVFVPAVGALPARVTSRDQLARVQGMRGLGIRFASVVGAPLGGLGVAVGGSAAAFALAGLLIAVSVPLLLSVRIREVPADDGTPGTRGTAWSDLTAGLRYIRGHRVLAPLMLAIALGDLGFVGPLNVGLTLLADERGWGAAGMGWILAGFGVGAGAAALLLTVRGRLPHAGRVAAGTIIAGSVAIGALAQAPGIGVAVGTALLIGLLAGLSGAMCGALLQTQSDPAYLGRVTAVASLMSLGFAPLSMPLSAAAIGTWGTGPVFAVSAAVCGLGGVVALCARDLRRAELPK; translated from the coding sequence GTGCCCGCCACGCTCATCTCCGCGCCCGACGTCACCCCCCGGCCCGCCCACCGCGACGGCAACGTCCTGCGCTGGCTCGCCGCCTACACCTCCTCGATGGTCGGCGACAGCGTCTACTACATCGCCCTGTCCTGGGCCGCCGTACAGGCCGGAAGCCCCTCGCAGGCCGGCCTCGTGATGTCGGCGAGCGCGCTGCCGCGGGCGGTCCTGATGCTGGGCGGGGGAGTGATCGCCGACCGGTTCGGGCCGCGCAGGGTCGTCATCGGGAGCGACGTGGTGCGCTGCGCGGCGGTGCTGGCGGTGGCGGCGCTGCTGTTCCTCACCAGCCCGGGCCTGTGGCCGCTGGCCGCGCTCGCCCTGGTCTTCGGCGCCGTCGACGCGGTGTTCGTGCCGGCCGTGGGCGCCCTCCCCGCGCGCGTGACGTCACGCGACCAGCTCGCGCGCGTGCAGGGCATGCGAGGTCTCGGCATCCGCTTCGCGAGCGTCGTCGGCGCACCGCTCGGCGGGCTCGGCGTGGCGGTCGGCGGCTCGGCGGCGGCGTTCGCCCTCGCGGGGCTGCTGATCGCCGTGTCCGTGCCGCTGCTGCTCTCCGTGCGCATACGGGAGGTGCCCGCCGACGACGGGACGCCCGGGACCCGCGGCACCGCCTGGAGCGACCTGACGGCCGGCCTGCGCTACATCCGCGGCCACCGTGTCCTCGCCCCGCTGATGCTGGCCATCGCCCTCGGCGACCTCGGCTTCGTCGGCCCCCTCAACGTCGGCCTGACCCTCCTCGCCGACGAACGAGGCTGGGGCGCCGCGGGGATGGGCTGGATACTCGCCGGGTTCGGCGTCGGCGCGGGTGCCGCGGCCCTGCTGCTCACCGTCCGTGGGCGGCTGCCGCACGCGGGGCGGGTGGCGGCGGGCACGATCATCGCCGGGTCGGTCGCGATCGGGGCCCTCGCCCAGGCGCCGGGTATCGGCGTCGCCGTCGGCACAGCCCTGCTGATCGGGCTGCTCGCCGGACTCAGCGGCGCGATGTGCGGGGCCCTGCTGCAGACCCAGTCCGACCCCGCCTACCTGGGCCGGGTCACCGCCGTGGCCAGCCTGATGAGCCTGGGCTTCGCCCCGCTGAGCATGCCGCTGTCCGCCGCGGCCATCGGGACGTGGGGCACCGGCCCCGTGTTCGCC